In Phlebotomus papatasi isolate M1 chromosome 1, Ppap_2.1, whole genome shotgun sequence, the following proteins share a genomic window:
- the LOC129810307 gene encoding mediator of RNA polymerase II transcription subunit 21 — protein sequence MADRLTQLQDTINLQADNFCNSIGILQQYAPPSRFSGSQTPQQNQQEDYAQLFSTLISRCAKDIDTLIESLPNEDSGPELQVQSLKRLEVENQDAAERLEEVVKRGEALLEKIQSALSDIAQAQLDMQH from the exons ATGGCAGATCGTCTAACGCAACTACAAGATACTATCAATCTC caaGCGGACAATTTTTGCAATAGCATCGGAATTCTTCAGCAGTATGCGCCCCCAAGTCGCTTTTCCGGCTCTCAGACGCCTCAGCAAAATCAACAAGAGGACTATGCTCAGCTCTTCTCCACATTGATCAGTCGCTGTGCCAAAGATATCGACACCCTCATTGAATCCCTGCCAAATGAAGATTCTGGTCCGGAACTTCAGGTACAGAGCCTAAAGAGGCTGGAAGTGGAGAATCAAGACGCAGCTGAACGTCTCGAAGAAGTGGTTAAACGAGGTGAAGCCCTCCTGGAGAAAATCCAATCGGCTCTGAGTGATATAGCCCAAGCACAACTCGATATGCAACACTGA
- the LOC129810274 gene encoding serine protease gd-like isoform X1: MNSLWYFAIFLSVVISSSYGQEVPNTPCPSTFRYQFDNGAGEWIGLGRIAKAPIGEDIILYVTLSVGTQLASSYVGEVKILGQPSEIANRIYSGQPLNFEVRFPIQNPLPEVSTITVNDNVICRAEYTTQYEYTTKIRLQYTFKPQGGSPVHLSQNHNHQNYNQNQPTFNQNQGGSSLNVGIPQANDFGFQGQLSFPDISLGSFLGGDDTAQFSSPNIDHQHQPQHQQQPQRQPQPQQIPTQIQPTRPQQIDSHIQPRPRPPSVPSSIDSKDSSSSVTCGKPDPLAAFTPLIVGGTSLQRGTWPWLVAVHVYKEHTLAFQCGATLVSQKIVLGAAHCFTDRQGQKLKTENVVLILGQYNLKRPQEEGSQIVYPESINNHPEYMSAHKIDSDITVVVISRPVEFTQFIRPACLWSGPVTQDLIVGRTGVVVGWGRDEYGNVNTPEPKKAEVPVVSDATCLRSNEAFSKITTDRTFCGGWRNGSEGPCNGDSGGGLIFDINGRWTIRGIVSASLSDMLTSSCNLKEYVVFTDVAKYMDWIRTFI; encoded by the exons ATGAATTCACTATGGTACTTTGCTATCTTCTTGTCTGTCGTCATATCAAGTTCATATGGCCAGGAAGTACCAAACACACCATGTCCCTCCACATTTCGCTATCAATTCGACAATGGAGCTGGTGAATGGATAGGTCTTGGGAGGATAGCTAAAGCTCCCATTGGCGAGGACATCATCCTCTACGTCACACTATCCGTGGGAACTCAGCTGGCATCTTCGTATGTGGGTGAGGTGAAGATCCTGGGTCAACCCAGTGAGATTGCCAATCGGATTTACAGTGGTCAGCCACTGAACTTCGAAGTGCGCTTTCCCATTCAAAATCCCCTGCCCGAAGTGTCGACGATCACGGTGAATGACAATGTGATTTGTCGGGCGGAATACA CCACACAGTACGAGTACACCACAAAAATTCGCCTGCAGTACACATTTAAACCCCAGGGAGGATCACCTGTACATCTAAGTCAGAATCACAATCACCAAAACTACAATCAAAATCAACCGACATTCAATCAGAATCAAGGGGGATCCTCACTAAATGTTGGAATACCCCAAGCGAATGATTTTGGTTTCCAGGGTCAGCTTTCCTTCCCTGACATATCACTGGGTTCATTCCTGGGTGGCGATGATACGGCGCAATTTTCCTCCCCGAACATCGATCACCAGCACCAGCCACAGCATCAACAGCAACCGCAGCGTCAGCCACAGCCGCAACAGATACCCACACAGATACAACCCACCCGTCCTCAGCAGATTGATTCACATATTCAGCCGCGACCACGACCTCCAAGTGTACCATCATCCATTGATAGCAAAGACAG CAGCTCATCAGTGACATGCGGGAAACCCGATCCACTGGCCGCTTTCACACCACTCATAGTGGGTGGTACGTCTCTTCAGCGTGGCACTTGGCCATGGCTTGTGGCTGTACATGTATACAAGGAGCACACCCTTGCCTTCCAATGTGGTGCAACCCTGGTATCACAGAAAATTGTCCTAGGAGCTGCACACTGTTTCACCGATCGCCAGGGCCAGAAGCTAAAAACTGAGAATGTTGTCCTCATTCTCGGACAATACAATCTCAAGAGACCCCAGGAAGAAG GTTCCCAAATTGTCTATCCGGAGAGTATCAACAATCACCCAGAGTACATGAGTGCCCATAAGATCGATTCGGATATTACGGTGGTGGTGATATCGCGGCCAGTGGAATTTACGCAGTTCATAAGGCCAGCTTGCCTATGGAGTGGTCCCGTCACGCAAGACCTCATAGTTGGACGGACAGGAGTTGTTGTTGGCTGGGGACGTGATGAATACGGGAATGTGAATACGCCTGAACCGAAAAAGGCTGAGGTTCCCGTTGTCTCAGACGCCACATGTCTCCGGTCCAATGAGGCCTTTTCGAAGATCACCACAGATCGCACTTTCTGTGGCGGATGGCGGAATGGGTCAGAGGGACCGTGCAATGGGGATTCCGGTGGTGGCTTGATTTTCGACATAAACGGTCGCTGGACGATCCGTGGGATTGTATCTGCCTCCCTATCGGACATGCTTACTAGTTCATGCAATCTCAAAGAGTACGTCGTCTTCACGGATGTAGCAAAGTACATGGACTGGATTAGAACGTTTATCTAA
- the LOC129810274 gene encoding serine protease gd-like isoform X2, producing MNSLWYFAIFLSVVISSSYGQEVPNTPCPSTFRYQFDNGAGEWIGLGRIAKAPIGEDIILYVTLSVGTQLASSYVGEVKILGQPSEIANRIYSGQPLNFEVRFPIQNPLPEVSTITVNDNVICRAEYTTQYEYTTKIRLQYTFKPQGGSPVHLSQNHNHQNYNQNQPTFNQNQGGSSLNVGIPQANDFGFQGQLSFPDISLGSFLGGDDTAQFSSPNIDHQHQPQHQQQPQRQPQPQQIPTQIQPTRPQQIDSHIQPRPRPPSVPSSIDSKDSSSVTCGKPDPLAAFTPLIVGGTSLQRGTWPWLVAVHVYKEHTLAFQCGATLVSQKIVLGAAHCFTDRQGQKLKTENVVLILGQYNLKRPQEEGSQIVYPESINNHPEYMSAHKIDSDITVVVISRPVEFTQFIRPACLWSGPVTQDLIVGRTGVVVGWGRDEYGNVNTPEPKKAEVPVVSDATCLRSNEAFSKITTDRTFCGGWRNGSEGPCNGDSGGGLIFDINGRWTIRGIVSASLSDMLTSSCNLKEYVVFTDVAKYMDWIRTFI from the exons ATGAATTCACTATGGTACTTTGCTATCTTCTTGTCTGTCGTCATATCAAGTTCATATGGCCAGGAAGTACCAAACACACCATGTCCCTCCACATTTCGCTATCAATTCGACAATGGAGCTGGTGAATGGATAGGTCTTGGGAGGATAGCTAAAGCTCCCATTGGCGAGGACATCATCCTCTACGTCACACTATCCGTGGGAACTCAGCTGGCATCTTCGTATGTGGGTGAGGTGAAGATCCTGGGTCAACCCAGTGAGATTGCCAATCGGATTTACAGTGGTCAGCCACTGAACTTCGAAGTGCGCTTTCCCATTCAAAATCCCCTGCCCGAAGTGTCGACGATCACGGTGAATGACAATGTGATTTGTCGGGCGGAATACA CCACACAGTACGAGTACACCACAAAAATTCGCCTGCAGTACACATTTAAACCCCAGGGAGGATCACCTGTACATCTAAGTCAGAATCACAATCACCAAAACTACAATCAAAATCAACCGACATTCAATCAGAATCAAGGGGGATCCTCACTAAATGTTGGAATACCCCAAGCGAATGATTTTGGTTTCCAGGGTCAGCTTTCCTTCCCTGACATATCACTGGGTTCATTCCTGGGTGGCGATGATACGGCGCAATTTTCCTCCCCGAACATCGATCACCAGCACCAGCCACAGCATCAACAGCAACCGCAGCGTCAGCCACAGCCGCAACAGATACCCACACAGATACAACCCACCCGTCCTCAGCAGATTGATTCACATATTCAGCCGCGACCACGACCTCCAAGTGTACCATCATCCATTGATAGCAAAGACAG CTCATCAGTGACATGCGGGAAACCCGATCCACTGGCCGCTTTCACACCACTCATAGTGGGTGGTACGTCTCTTCAGCGTGGCACTTGGCCATGGCTTGTGGCTGTACATGTATACAAGGAGCACACCCTTGCCTTCCAATGTGGTGCAACCCTGGTATCACAGAAAATTGTCCTAGGAGCTGCACACTGTTTCACCGATCGCCAGGGCCAGAAGCTAAAAACTGAGAATGTTGTCCTCATTCTCGGACAATACAATCTCAAGAGACCCCAGGAAGAAG GTTCCCAAATTGTCTATCCGGAGAGTATCAACAATCACCCAGAGTACATGAGTGCCCATAAGATCGATTCGGATATTACGGTGGTGGTGATATCGCGGCCAGTGGAATTTACGCAGTTCATAAGGCCAGCTTGCCTATGGAGTGGTCCCGTCACGCAAGACCTCATAGTTGGACGGACAGGAGTTGTTGTTGGCTGGGGACGTGATGAATACGGGAATGTGAATACGCCTGAACCGAAAAAGGCTGAGGTTCCCGTTGTCTCAGACGCCACATGTCTCCGGTCCAATGAGGCCTTTTCGAAGATCACCACAGATCGCACTTTCTGTGGCGGATGGCGGAATGGGTCAGAGGGACCGTGCAATGGGGATTCCGGTGGTGGCTTGATTTTCGACATAAACGGTCGCTGGACGATCCGTGGGATTGTATCTGCCTCCCTATCGGACATGCTTACTAGTTCATGCAATCTCAAAGAGTACGTCGTCTTCACGGATGTAGCAAAGTACATGGACTGGATTAGAACGTTTATCTAA
- the LOC129810292 gene encoding uncharacterized protein LOC129810292: protein MLRVIAAITVFAGLVTLSWGHGRMIEPPSRASAWRYGFNTPPNYNDHELFCGGFSRQWQRNDGKCGICGDAYDTPEPRDNELGGKYGLGVIVRRYNPGSDFLIRIELTASHWGYFEFRLCPDPAGKQDCLDENLLEILSGSPAVLNVDDPSTRFYPRNGSRVYEIRARLPEDLKCESCLLQWIYVAGNNWGMCENGTGTVGCGPQEQFRACADISIGYGAPSPPLRPVRPGTKTTPKTKMSEATRLPPGAADEPLPEGPKYIGALIAIVSLLLVLCCLAVVYLYHYHGQRIKHLMRWQRTKAPATTTHLTSVESAPIPPPRTKRQGHHGSEIDARESSILTGSNSPSPGARNGGPKLPKVSPECA, encoded by the exons ATGTTGAGGGTAATTGCCGCAATCACTGTATTTGCCGGCTTGGTGACTTTAAGCTGGGGACATGGCCGTATGATTGAGCCACCGAGCCGAGCATCAGCCTGGCGCTATGGTTTCAATACACCACCAAATTACAATGATCACGAGCTATTTTGTGGGGGCTTCTCCAGACAGTGGCAGCGCAATGATGGCAAATGTGGAATATGTGGAGATGCATATGATACTCCCGAGCCACGTGATAATGAGCTGGGTGGAAAGTATGGACTTGGGGTTATTGTGAGGCGGTACAATCCAGGATCAGATTTTCTTATTCGAATTGAATTGACTGCCAGCCATTGGGGATACTTTGAGTTTAGATTGTGCCCTGATCCAGCCGGAAAGCAAGACTGTCTCGATGAAAATCTTCTAGAAATTCTCAGTGGATCACCTGCTGTGCTAAACGTTGATGATCCTTCTACACGTTTTTATCCCAGAAATGGAAGCAGAGTCTATGAGATTAGAGCTAGGCTCCCAGAAG ACTTAAAGTGCGAAAGTTGCTTGCTCCAGTGGATTTATGTTGCGGGAAACAACTGGGGCATGTGTGAGAATGGCACAGGTACTGTAGGTTGTGGACCACAGGAACAGTTCCGTGCCTGTGCAGATATTTCTATAGGATACGGAGCACCTTCACCGCCACTTCGTCCCGTCCGACCGGGCACAAAGACGACGCCAAAGACAAAGATGTCCGAGGCTACGCGACTGCCACCCGGTGCCGCCGACGAGCCACTGCCCGAGGGTCCCAAGTACATTGGTGCCCTCATTGCCATTGTGTCCCTCTTGTTGGTGCTCTGTTGCCTGGCTGTGGTGTATCTCTATCACTATCATGGTCAGAGGATCAAGCACCTGATGCGGTGGCAACGTACAAAAGCTCCTGCAACAACTACACATCTCACCTCTGTAGAATCAGCACCGATTCCACCCCCCAGAACGAAACGGCAGGGTCATCATGGGTCCGAAATAGATGCCCGGGAGTCGAGTATTCTCACAGGGAGCAATTCACCGTCACCGGGGGCTCGCAATGGAGGCCCAAAATTGCCAAAGGTGTCTCCAGAGTGTGCCTAA